The following proteins come from a genomic window of Halomarina ordinaria:
- a CDS encoding MFS transporter produces MDETPPPRSYLLVVLGGASYCLLMFVWFALSAFLTPMTDDLGLTSTQAGLLVGAVPLTYVPLSLSSGLVVDRVGPLRAIGAGTVLFGLAQVLRGVAPDYPTMLALTVLLGVGATAVTFGLPKLVSELFPASRVGTLSTVYLLGSYVGTAAAFVARPTLGPALGGWRPTFVASGLVTLAFAGLWAVVSWWFSAPRFGDDGPAPSVRRDLTRVLSHGELRLLVVVGSGYLFVMHGLQGWLPAVLESRGLTPALAGGVATGFVVARVVGTLVVPPLSDALAKRRAPVVACGALTALGCAGLVSTAAPVWGAALAVAVCGVGVGGVAPLVRALPTEMEGIGPRLTATAVGLVFAVGEVGGFVAPLLVGAARDLTGGFAPGLLALALAGASMALAGAFLSDPV; encoded by the coding sequence ATGGACGAGACGCCGCCGCCGCGGTCGTACCTGCTGGTCGTCCTCGGCGGCGCGAGCTACTGCCTGCTCATGTTCGTCTGGTTCGCGCTCTCCGCCTTCCTCACCCCGATGACCGACGACCTCGGCCTCACCTCGACGCAGGCGGGGCTGCTCGTCGGCGCGGTGCCGCTCACCTACGTCCCCCTCTCGCTGTCGAGCGGGCTGGTCGTCGACCGCGTCGGGCCGCTCCGGGCCATCGGCGCGGGGACGGTCCTGTTCGGCCTCGCACAGGTCCTTCGAGGGGTCGCGCCCGACTACCCGACGATGCTCGCGCTGACGGTCCTGCTGGGCGTGGGCGCGACGGCGGTCACCTTCGGCCTGCCGAAGCTCGTCTCCGAACTGTTCCCCGCCTCCCGCGTCGGGACGCTCTCGACGGTCTACCTGCTCGGGTCGTACGTCGGGACGGCCGCGGCGTTCGTCGCCCGCCCGACGCTCGGGCCCGCGCTCGGCGGCTGGCGACCGACGTTCGTCGCGAGCGGCCTCGTCACCCTCGCGTTCGCGGGGCTCTGGGCGGTCGTCTCGTGGTGGTTCAGCGCCCCCCGCTTCGGCGACGACGGCCCCGCCCCGTCGGTGCGCCGGGACCTGACGCGGGTGCTCTCCCACGGCGAACTCCGCCTGCTGGTCGTCGTCGGCTCGGGGTACCTGTTCGTCATGCACGGCTTGCAGGGGTGGCTCCCCGCGGTCCTCGAATCGCGGGGGCTGACGCCCGCGCTCGCGGGTGGCGTCGCCACCGGCTTCGTCGTCGCCCGCGTCGTCGGGACGCTCGTCGTCCCGCCGCTGTCGGACGCGCTCGCGAAGCGCCGCGCGCCCGTCGTCGCCTGCGGCGCGCTCACGGCGCTCGGCTGTGCGGGGCTGGTCTCGACCGCCGCGCCGGTGTGGGGTGCCGCGCTCGCCGTCGCGGTCTGCGGGGTGGGCGTCGGCGGCGTCGCGCCGCTGGTGCGCGCGCTCCCCACCGAGATGGAGGGCATCGGCCCGCGCCTCACCGCCACGGCCGTCGGCCTCGTGTTCGCCGTCGGCGAGGTCGGCGGGTTCGTCGCGCCCCTCCTCGTGGGGGCCGCGCGCGACCTCACGGGCGGGTTCGCCCCCGGCCTGCTCGCGCTCGCGCTGGCCGGCGCGTCGATGGCCCTCGCCGGCGCGTTCCTCTCGGACCCGGTCTAG
- a CDS encoding nucleoside hydrolase, with protein sequence MSRRVIVDTDTAGDDTQAVLMAALAPSLDVEAVTIVGGNVPFDREVENAKYTLDLAGVADEVPVHEGARGPLVKDFEHVEHIHGEGGLGGSLHPDTGIPSASGFAPDAIVEAARASPGDLTLVCIGPLTNVALALRREPALDDLLDSVWVMGGAVNTLGNDRPAAEYNFWVDPDAAKVVVRELDVTLVDWGVCLRDGTFGADRLARFEEADTRYAEFFTTVSEQVRAFSRERLGEDVTTQPDSLTMACLLAPDLVEEASTYFVDVDEREGMTRGYSLVDELGITDGEPRTRVVESVDEEGFYRVFSDMLLHGNPERSL encoded by the coding sequence ATGTCACGACGAGTCATCGTCGACACGGACACCGCCGGCGACGACACGCAGGCGGTGCTCATGGCCGCGCTCGCGCCGTCGCTCGACGTGGAAGCGGTCACGATAGTCGGCGGGAACGTCCCGTTCGACCGGGAGGTAGAGAACGCGAAGTACACCCTCGACCTCGCCGGCGTCGCCGACGAGGTCCCCGTCCACGAGGGCGCGCGCGGCCCGCTGGTCAAGGACTTCGAGCACGTCGAACACATCCACGGCGAGGGGGGACTCGGTGGGTCCCTCCACCCCGACACGGGTATCCCGTCGGCGTCGGGGTTCGCGCCCGACGCCATCGTCGAGGCCGCCCGCGCGTCGCCGGGCGACCTGACGCTGGTCTGTATCGGCCCGCTGACGAACGTGGCGCTCGCCCTCCGGCGCGAACCCGCCCTGGACGACCTGCTCGACTCGGTGTGGGTGATGGGCGGCGCGGTCAACACGCTGGGCAACGACCGTCCCGCGGCCGAGTACAACTTCTGGGTCGACCCGGACGCGGCGAAGGTGGTCGTCCGCGAACTGGACGTGACGCTGGTCGACTGGGGGGTCTGTCTCCGCGACGGCACCTTCGGCGCCGACCGGCTGGCGCGCTTCGAGGAGGCCGACACGCGCTACGCCGAGTTCTTCACGACCGTCTCCGAGCAGGTCCGCGCGTTCAGCCGCGAGCGACTGGGCGAGGACGTCACCACCCAGCCGGACTCGCTGACGATGGCCTGCCTCCTCGCGCCCGACCTCGTGGAGGAGGCGTCGACGTACTTCGTCGACGTGGACGAGCGCGAGGGGATGACCCGCGGCTACAGTCTCGTCGACGAACTGGGCATCACGGATGGCGAGCCCCGGACGCGCGTCGTCGAGTCGGTCGACGAGGAGGGGTTCTACCGGGTGTTCTCCGACATGCTCCTCCACGGGAACCCCGAGCGCTCGCTCTAG
- a CDS encoding pyridoxamine 5'-phosphate oxidase family protein, which translates to MGETVPEEAERLLTSDPVMAHLATCREGRPHVAPVWYHYADDEVEVLTTGRKLANVRANPRVALSIQRDEGGHAEWMVSLLGTARVVEDEDELRAAAARINPRYGADPDAWSDNTLVRVDVGSATYRTY; encoded by the coding sequence ATGGGAGAGACGGTCCCCGAGGAGGCGGAGCGACTGCTCACGAGCGACCCCGTGATGGCCCACCTCGCGACCTGTCGCGAGGGCCGGCCCCACGTCGCCCCGGTCTGGTACCACTACGCCGACGACGAGGTGGAGGTGCTCACGACGGGGCGAAAGCTCGCGAACGTGCGTGCGAACCCCCGCGTCGCGCTCTCGATACAGCGCGACGAGGGTGGGCACGCCGAGTGGATGGTGTCGCTGCTCGGGACCGCACGCGTCGTCGAGGACGAGGACGAGTTACGGGCGGCCGCGGCGCGCATCAACCCGCGCTACGGTGCCGACCCCGACGCGTGGAGCGACAACACCCTCGTCCGCGTCGACGTCGGGTCGGCCACCTACCGGACCTACTGA
- a CDS encoding AAA family ATPase, translating into MTDRRTTAFADVTDDDLRALFDEQDYVAADDIVTTVLLALRLGKPLLVEGAPGAGKTELAKVLAAGFDTDLVRLQCYEGLTAENALYEWNYTKQLLAVQAGDDDASVFAEPYLLERPLLRALRGDDGPRVLLIDEVDRADEEFEALLLEVLSDFQVTVPELGTVRAATPPVVVITSNRTRALSDALKRRCLYLHLSPPSVEKERAILARRVPELDGAVAAELCRMAGRLREEPLRKPPGAAETIDWARAVAELRRDDGTDPLSPAEVRNTLGCLLKEVEDIERVDDDLLAALVEEANAAGAEAE; encoded by the coding sequence ATGACAGACCGACGGACGACGGCGTTCGCGGACGTGACCGACGACGACCTCCGGGCGCTCTTCGACGAGCAGGACTACGTGGCGGCGGACGACATCGTGACGACCGTCCTCCTCGCGCTCCGCCTCGGCAAGCCGCTGCTGGTCGAGGGTGCGCCCGGCGCCGGCAAGACCGAACTCGCGAAGGTGCTCGCGGCGGGGTTCGACACCGACCTCGTCCGCCTCCAGTGCTACGAGGGGCTGACCGCGGAGAACGCCCTCTACGAGTGGAACTACACGAAACAGTTGCTCGCGGTGCAGGCCGGCGACGACGACGCCTCCGTCTTCGCGGAGCCCTACCTGCTCGAACGGCCGCTGTTGCGGGCGCTCCGTGGCGACGACGGCCCGCGCGTCCTCCTCATCGACGAGGTCGACCGCGCCGACGAGGAGTTCGAGGCGCTCCTGCTGGAGGTGCTGAGCGACTTCCAGGTGACGGTCCCCGAACTGGGCACCGTCCGAGCGGCGACGCCGCCCGTCGTCGTCATCACGTCGAACCGGACGCGGGCGCTCTCGGACGCGCTCAAGCGCCGGTGTCTCTACCTGCACCTCTCGCCGCCCTCCGTCGAGAAGGAGCGGGCAATCCTCGCCCGGCGGGTCCCCGAACTCGACGGGGCCGTCGCCGCCGAACTCTGCCGGATGGCGGGCCGCCTCCGCGAGGAACCGCTCCGCAAGCCGCCGGGGGCGGCGGAGACCATCGACTGGGCGCGCGCCGTCGCCGAACTGCGCCGCGACGACGGCACCGACCCGCTGTCGCCCGCGGAGGTGCGCAACACGCTCGGCTGTCTCCTGAAAGAGGTCGAGGACATCGAACGCGTGGACGACGACCTGCTCGCGGCCCTGGTCGAGGAGGCGAACGCGGCCGGGGCGGAGGCGGAATGA
- a CDS encoding VWA domain-containing protein has protein sequence MSDVPDFAAARDHVREELVRFLRSLRRAGVPVPANRGTTAARALVEVGFDDEATARAALRACLVSDPDDVPTFDRQFPEFWRRLTAGLAPGGPAPRREGPKGALAPLGGDPAEGEEVALDTRDAPDAGDDESDDRAWETTGTLGAVVSRSGDEADREATEAAWYSPTGSRTSVEGAVDEGRALAAAVDEVAEGVATLRGRRWRPGGDDRAHVRRALRSSFATGGTVVSLPRRERPPSEVRALWLVDVSRSVLDTVDRSFLLGVLRRARAEWRDSRVVFFDEDAREVSAAFDEPTATAALDALDRAAVEWGGGTRIGGSLATLRESHPDAVDGRTVVFVVSDGLEMGRVEVLERELARLARRAAAVLWLNPLASSPSYEPTARGMATALPFVDGLFAFGTPDDLAEVGRQLRRNGAGGRIGYEYDPRRGGSDTPSPLA, from the coding sequence ATGAGCGACGTCCCCGACTTCGCCGCGGCGCGCGACCACGTCCGGGAGGAACTGGTCCGGTTCCTCCGGTCGCTCCGGCGGGCGGGGGTGCCGGTGCCGGCCAACCGCGGGACGACCGCCGCCCGCGCGCTCGTCGAGGTGGGGTTCGACGACGAGGCGACGGCGCGGGCCGCGCTCCGGGCGTGTCTCGTCTCCGACCCCGACGACGTCCCGACGTTCGACCGGCAGTTCCCGGAGTTCTGGCGGCGACTCACCGCCGGTCTCGCGCCGGGCGGTCCGGCACCCCGGCGCGAGGGACCGAAGGGTGCCCTGGCGCCGCTCGGGGGCGACCCCGCCGAGGGGGAGGAGGTGGCGCTCGACACGCGGGACGCGCCCGACGCGGGCGACGACGAGAGCGACGACCGTGCGTGGGAGACGACCGGGACCCTCGGTGCGGTCGTCTCCCGGTCCGGCGACGAAGCGGACCGGGAGGCGACGGAGGCCGCCTGGTACAGTCCGACGGGGAGTCGGACCTCCGTAGAGGGGGCCGTCGACGAGGGGCGGGCACTCGCGGCCGCCGTCGACGAGGTAGCCGAGGGCGTCGCCACCCTTCGCGGGCGCCGGTGGCGGCCGGGCGGGGACGACCGGGCGCACGTCCGGCGCGCGCTGCGGTCGAGTTTCGCCACCGGGGGGACCGTCGTCTCGCTGCCGCGGCGGGAGCGCCCGCCGAGCGAGGTGCGGGCGCTGTGGCTGGTCGACGTCAGCCGGTCGGTACTCGACACCGTCGACCGGTCGTTCCTGCTCGGGGTGCTCCGGCGCGCGCGCGCCGAGTGGCGCGACTCGCGGGTCGTCTTCTTCGACGAGGACGCCCGCGAGGTGTCGGCGGCGTTCGATGAGCCGACGGCGACCGCCGCGCTCGACGCCCTCGACCGCGCGGCGGTGGAGTGGGGCGGCGGCACCCGCATCGGCGGGTCGCTCGCGACGCTTCGCGAGAGCCACCCCGACGCAGTCGACGGCCGGACGGTCGTCTTCGTCGTCAGCGACGGCCTCGAGATGGGGCGCGTCGAGGTGTTGGAGCGCGAACTGGCGCGACTCGCGCGCCGCGCGGCCGCCGTCCTGTGGCTCAACCCGCTCGCCTCCTCGCCGTCGTACGAACCGACGGCCCGGGGGATGGCGACCGCGCTCCCCTTCGTCGACGGCCTGTTCGCGTTCGGCACACCCGACGACCTCGCGGAGGTCGGCCGGCAGTTGCGCCGGAACGGGGCCGGCGGTCGCATCGGGTACGAGTACGACCCGCGACGGGGGGGTTCCGACACCCCGTCACCACTAGCATGA
- a CDS encoding nuclear transport factor 2 family protein, translated as MGTTDDTTEEVLDRHLEAFGAQDMDAILADYDEDAVVVAQLETYRGLDEIEELFAGLFEEFDDPDVTFSLDESLVEDEYGHIVWRASTPETEYEFATDTFVIRDGNIVAQTFVAKTSDAA; from the coding sequence ATGGGGACGACAGACGACACGACGGAAGAGGTACTGGACCGCCACCTGGAGGCGTTCGGCGCGCAGGACATGGACGCCATCCTCGCGGACTACGACGAGGACGCGGTCGTGGTGGCGCAACTGGAGACCTATCGCGGGCTGGACGAGATAGAGGAGCTGTTCGCGGGGCTGTTCGAGGAGTTCGACGACCCCGACGTGACGTTCTCGCTCGACGAGTCGCTCGTCGAGGACGAGTACGGCCACATCGTCTGGCGCGCGAGCACCCCCGAGACGGAGTACGAGTTCGCGACGGACACCTTCGTCATCCGCGACGGGAACATCGTCGCCCAGACCTTCGTCGCGAAGACGTCGGACGCGGCCTGA
- a CDS encoding VOC family protein: MTDTSTDAASEVTAERPDSPIRLAGTDHITLIGSNEADTLAYYRDLLGMPLVLRQPNLDDPSSTHLFFDTGDGRILTFFVSDDRPSNPNPQRPTVGAVHHLAFSVAPERFVETREALDAAGRGYNEFDRGVFHSLYTRDHNGLVIELATDKYDIPDDRRGEVLAATQRHRVADGAEYAQEEHMEAALEELGLDSEPYDLPDAPTGAGV, encoded by the coding sequence ATGACCGACACGTCCACCGACGCGGCGAGCGAGGTCACCGCCGAGCGACCGGACAGCCCCATCCGGCTGGCGGGCACCGACCACATCACGCTCATCGGGAGCAACGAGGCGGACACGCTCGCGTACTACCGCGACCTGCTCGGGATGCCGCTCGTGCTCAGACAGCCGAACCTCGACGACCCCTCCTCGACGCACCTGTTCTTCGACACGGGCGACGGGCGCATCCTCACCTTCTTCGTGAGCGACGACCGCCCCTCGAATCCCAACCCCCAGCGCCCCACGGTCGGGGCGGTCCACCACCTCGCGTTCAGCGTCGCGCCCGAGCGCTTCGTCGAGACGCGCGAGGCGCTCGACGCGGCCGGTCGCGGCTACAACGAGTTCGACCGCGGGGTGTTCCACTCGCTGTACACCCGCGACCACAACGGCCTCGTCATCGAACTCGCCACCGACAAGTACGACATCCCCGACGACCGTCGCGGGGAGGTGCTCGCGGCGACCCAGCGCCACCGCGTCGCCGACGGCGCGGAGTACGCCCAGGAGGAGCACATGGAGGCCGCCCTGGAGGAACTCGGCCTCGACAGCGAGCCCTACGACCTGCCCGACGCGCCGACCGGCGCCGGCGTCTGA
- the hpt gene encoding hypoxanthine/guanine phosphoribosyltransferase codes for MNRLRESLHEAPIVDKDGYEYLVHPISNGVPMLQPQLLREVVVGVTRAADLDVDKIVAPEAMGIHLATALSLQTDIPLVVIRKRSYGLENEVALHQTTGYSESEMYINDVEAGDRVLVVDDLLSTGGTLAAICDAFDDIGAEVADIVVVIRKAGPTALDDTDHEATSLVDITVEGGAVTIH; via the coding sequence ATGAATCGACTCCGCGAGTCGTTGCACGAAGCCCCCATCGTCGACAAGGACGGCTACGAGTACCTCGTCCACCCCATCAGCAACGGCGTGCCGATGCTCCAGCCCCAGCTCCTCCGGGAGGTGGTCGTCGGGGTGACGCGCGCGGCGGACCTCGACGTGGACAAGATCGTCGCCCCGGAGGCGATGGGCATCCACCTGGCGACCGCGCTCTCGCTCCAGACCGACATCCCGCTGGTCGTCATCCGCAAGCGGTCCTACGGGCTCGAGAACGAGGTCGCCCTCCACCAGACGACCGGCTACTCGGAGTCGGAGATGTACATCAACGACGTCGAAGCGGGCGACCGCGTGCTCGTCGTCGACGACCTGCTCTCGACGGGCGGGACGCTCGCGGCCATCTGCGACGCCTTCGACGACATCGGTGCCGAGGTCGCCGACATCGTCGTCGTCATCCGGAAGGCCGGTCCCACCGCACTCGACGACACGGACCACGAGGCGACCAGCCTCGTCGACATCACCGTCGAGGGCGGCGCGGTCACCATCCACTGA
- a CDS encoding aldehyde dehydrogenase family protein codes for MASETRSVDERRDEVRQRHREAAEAAVPDHTDLYVGGEFVPAADGETFETADPTTGETLASVARGREADVDRAVEAAWVAFEGTWSGYSAGKRQRVLNDIADAIESHTEDLARLESLDNGKPVSEATIDVRGAAEQFRYFAGVVRENPGETMTAGSRFGQVVAEPYGVVGQVIPWNFPLLMASWKLAPALAAGNCSVLKPAEQTPLSALRLAELVDDVVPDGVVNVVTGFGEEAGAPLTGHPDVRKVAFTGSTAVGKQVMKAAAENVTDVTLELGGKSPVVVFPDVDVSTAVRLVSAAIFYNTGECCEAGSRLFVHEDVADAVLDGLVAAIDGRTVGDPLLEETDLGPKVSGEQVDRTLAYLDRAREAGGRFLAGGDRPDDEVLADGCYVEPTVVEGLDHDHPAVQEEIFGPVLEVFRWDDYDSMMELANDVDYGLAGGVITDDIAQANRTARDIEAGYVWVNSYHDLVPGLPFGGYKQSGIGRELGADTLDHYRQTKTINLSLR; via the coding sequence ATGGCAAGCGAGACGCGTTCGGTCGACGAGCGGCGAGACGAGGTCAGACAGCGCCACCGGGAGGCGGCCGAGGCCGCCGTCCCCGACCACACCGACCTGTACGTCGGCGGCGAGTTCGTCCCGGCGGCGGACGGCGAGACGTTCGAGACGGCCGACCCGACCACCGGCGAGACGCTCGCGTCGGTCGCTCGCGGGCGCGAGGCCGACGTCGACCGGGCGGTCGAGGCCGCCTGGGTGGCGTTCGAGGGGACGTGGTCGGGATACTCCGCCGGCAAGCGTCAGCGCGTTCTGAACGATATCGCGGACGCCATCGAGTCGCACACGGAGGACCTGGCGCGCCTGGAGTCGCTCGACAACGGCAAGCCGGTCTCGGAGGCGACGATAGACGTCCGCGGCGCGGCCGAACAGTTCCGGTACTTCGCCGGCGTCGTCCGCGAGAACCCCGGGGAGACGATGACCGCGGGGTCGCGGTTCGGGCAGGTCGTCGCGGAGCCCTACGGGGTCGTCGGACAGGTCATCCCGTGGAACTTCCCGCTGCTGATGGCGTCGTGGAAGCTCGCCCCCGCGCTGGCGGCGGGGAACTGCTCGGTGCTGAAGCCGGCCGAACAGACGCCGCTGTCGGCGCTCCGCCTCGCCGAACTCGTCGACGACGTCGTCCCGGACGGCGTGGTCAACGTCGTCACGGGCTTCGGCGAGGAGGCCGGCGCACCGCTCACGGGCCACCCGGACGTCCGGAAGGTGGCGTTCACGGGGTCGACCGCCGTCGGCAAGCAGGTGATGAAGGCCGCCGCGGAGAACGTCACCGACGTGACGCTCGAACTCGGGGGGAAGAGCCCCGTCGTCGTCTTCCCCGACGTGGACGTCTCGACGGCCGTCCGCCTCGTCAGCGCGGCCATCTTCTACAACACCGGGGAGTGCTGCGAGGCCGGGTCGCGACTGTTCGTCCACGAGGACGTCGCCGACGCCGTCCTCGATGGCCTGGTCGCCGCCATCGACGGGAGGACCGTCGGCGACCCGCTGCTCGAGGAGACCGACCTCGGGCCGAAGGTCTCGGGCGAGCAGGTCGACCGGACGCTCGCCTACCTCGACCGGGCGCGGGAGGCCGGCGGCCGGTTCCTCGCCGGCGGTGACCGACCCGACGACGAGGTGCTCGCCGACGGCTGTTACGTCGAGCCGACCGTCGTCGAGGGCCTCGACCACGACCACCCCGCCGTCCAGGAGGAGATATTCGGCCCGGTCCTCGAGGTGTTCCGCTGGGACGACTACGACTCGATGATGGAACTGGCCAACGACGTCGACTACGGCCTCGCCGGCGGCGTCATCACCGACGATATCGCACAGGCGAACCGGACCGCCCGCGACATCGAGGCGGGCTACGTCTGGGTCAACAGCTACCACGACCTCGTCCCCGGCCTCCCGTTCGGCGGCTACAAGCAGTCCGGCATCGGCCGGGAACTCGGTGCCGACACGCTCGACCACTACCGACAGACGAAGACCATCAACCTCTCGCTCCGGTAG
- a CDS encoding FAD binding domain-containing protein has translation MFPDEFDYYEATSVAEALDLLEEHSAAETELLAGGHSLLPAMKSGLSSPDVLVDVGGIEDLHGVRVEGDTLVVGAMTSYSDFLAADAAHEHAPALTATVEQVGDRQVRNRGTVGGNLAHADPASDLPGATLASDVTLVAEGPEGEREIPVDEFFFGMYATDLAPDELLTRLEVPSAADALGAYAKKASPSSGYAMVGVAALVETDGDTVSSARVGASGAMDHGVRLGGVEEALVGEPLDADTVDAAAGHATDDLDTDMMLSDLQASAEFRARLLEVYAKRALREVADRAAAPAAAD, from the coding sequence ATGTTCCCCGACGAGTTCGACTACTACGAGGCGACGAGCGTCGCGGAGGCCCTCGACCTGCTCGAGGAGCACTCGGCGGCCGAGACGGAACTGCTCGCCGGCGGCCACAGCCTGCTGCCGGCGATGAAGAGCGGGCTGTCCAGCCCGGACGTGCTCGTCGACGTCGGGGGTATCGAGGACCTGCACGGCGTGCGCGTCGAGGGCGACACGCTCGTCGTCGGCGCGATGACGAGTTACAGCGACTTCCTCGCCGCCGACGCGGCCCACGAGCACGCGCCGGCGCTGACCGCCACCGTCGAACAGGTCGGCGACCGGCAGGTGCGAAACCGGGGGACCGTCGGCGGGAACCTCGCGCACGCCGACCCCGCCTCCGACCTGCCGGGGGCGACGCTCGCCTCCGACGTGACGCTCGTCGCGGAGGGGCCCGAGGGCGAGCGCGAGATACCGGTCGACGAGTTCTTCTTCGGGATGTACGCGACCGACCTCGCGCCCGACGAGCTGCTGACGCGTCTCGAGGTGCCGTCGGCCGCCGACGCGCTCGGCGCGTACGCGAAGAAGGCGTCGCCGTCGTCGGGCTACGCGATGGTCGGCGTCGCGGCGCTCGTCGAGACGGACGGCGACACGGTTTCGTCGGCCCGGGTGGGCGCGAGCGGTGCGATGGACCACGGCGTCCGCCTCGGGGGCGTCGAGGAGGCGCTCGTCGGCGAACCGCTGGACGCCGACACCGTCGACGCCGCCGCCGGCCACGCGACCGACGACCTGGACACCGACATGATGCTGTCGGACCTGCAGGCGTCGGCCGAGTTCCGCGCTCGACTCCTGGAGGTGTACGCGAAGCGGGCGCTGCGCGAGGTGGCCGACCGCGCCGCCGCGCCCGCCGCGGCCGACTGA
- a CDS encoding XdhC family protein, protein MTTNDWSVPETDVFERIRTVLDAGSEAVLATVVAVEGSAYRRPGAKMLVDPAGGGAGSITAGCLEDEVRELAADVLAAGEPRTETWDLTGDDDVWGMGVGCNGVITVLLEPLTESYRTVAAARERGEDVGVAAVVGGDLPLGARAVYRPGRGFDADGDGGEDDLPAWLREAVADPLDRLLERGASETVTLEGEEGTVEVFLDAVTAPPELVVFGAGHDTGPVVELATLVDFRVTVVTFRGGRAGRDRYPRADEVVSAAPRDVATLREWDDDTYAVVMTHNFVDDRLTLAELLETPVAYVGLMGPEKRFREMREALAEEGVELTPADLERVYTPIGLNLGGDTPYRIAYSIVAELLAVANDRTPDHLGRSRGPIHDRVDVSTD, encoded by the coding sequence ATGACCACGAACGACTGGAGCGTTCCGGAAACGGACGTCTTCGAACGGATACGAACAGTCCTCGACGCGGGGAGCGAGGCGGTCCTGGCGACCGTCGTCGCCGTCGAGGGGAGCGCCTACCGCCGACCGGGAGCGAAGATGCTCGTCGACCCGGCCGGCGGCGGCGCGGGGAGCATCACCGCCGGCTGTCTGGAGGACGAGGTCCGCGAACTCGCGGCGGACGTCCTCGCGGCCGGCGAACCGCGCACCGAGACGTGGGACCTCACGGGCGACGACGACGTCTGGGGGATGGGCGTCGGCTGCAACGGCGTCATCACCGTCCTCCTGGAACCGCTCACCGAGTCCTACCGGACGGTGGCGGCGGCGCGCGAACGCGGCGAGGACGTCGGCGTCGCGGCCGTGGTCGGCGGCGACCTCCCACTGGGCGCGCGCGCCGTCTACCGGCCCGGGCGGGGGTTCGACGCGGACGGCGACGGAGGCGAGGACGACCTGCCGGCGTGGCTCCGCGAGGCGGTGGCCGACCCGCTCGACCGTCTCCTCGAACGGGGTGCGAGCGAGACGGTCACCCTCGAGGGGGAGGAGGGGACCGTCGAGGTGTTCCTCGACGCGGTGACCGCGCCGCCCGAACTCGTCGTCTTCGGGGCCGGCCACGACACCGGGCCTGTCGTCGAACTCGCCACACTCGTCGACTTCCGGGTCACGGTCGTCACCTTCCGCGGCGGGCGGGCGGGCCGCGACCGGTACCCCCGTGCCGACGAGGTGGTGTCCGCCGCGCCGCGCGACGTGGCCACGCTCCGGGAGTGGGACGACGACACCTACGCCGTCGTCATGACCCACAACTTCGTCGACGACCGGTTGACGCTCGCGGAACTGCTCGAGACGCCCGTGGCGTACGTCGGGCTGATGGGGCCGGAGAAGCGCTTCCGCGAGATGCGGGAGGCGCTCGCCGAGGAGGGGGTAGAACTCACGCCGGCCGACCTCGAACGCGTCTACACCCCCATCGGACTGAACCTCGGGGGGGACACGCCCTACCGGATAGCGTACAGCATCGTCGCGGAACTGCTCGCGGTCGCCAACGACCGGACGCCGGACCACCTCGGCCGGAGCAGGGGGCCGATTCACGACCGGGTCGACGTGAGCACCGACTGA
- a CDS encoding metal-dependent hydrolase, whose protein sequence is MVDVSGHFAFCLLFTLPAWLRWTGRTSLAFVGVALLTSMLPDVDLFLRSFLPVVHHGITHTVFFVGCVALLGGAVAAALDTSRVERLVHDATVPRRTVFGFVAGGLFVGGVSHLFADVLSSPDVALPIRALWPLSDAPLSVDLIYYDASLWNAGLFAVAVALHLAVGYYRGLGTLRTPRVEGR, encoded by the coding sequence ATGGTAGACGTCTCGGGGCACTTCGCGTTCTGTCTCCTCTTCACCCTCCCCGCCTGGTTGCGCTGGACGGGGCGCACGAGCCTCGCGTTCGTCGGGGTGGCGTTGCTCACCTCGATGCTCCCCGACGTCGACCTCTTCCTGCGGAGTTTCCTCCCCGTCGTCCACCACGGCATCACCCACACCGTGTTCTTCGTCGGTTGCGTCGCCCTCCTCGGTGGGGCCGTCGCCGCCGCCCTCGACACCTCGCGGGTCGAACGGCTGGTCCACGACGCGACGGTCCCCCGCCGGACGGTGTTCGGCTTCGTCGCCGGTGGCCTGTTCGTCGGGGGGGTGAGCCACCTCTTCGCGGACGTCCTCTCCTCGCCGGACGTCGCGCTCCCCATCCGGGCGCTGTGGCCGCTCTCCGACGCCCCGCTCTCGGTCGACCTCATCTACTACGACGCGTCGCTGTGGAACGCCGGGCTGTTCGCCGTCGCCGTCGCGCTCCACCTCGCGGTCGGTTACTACCGCGGCCTCGGGACCCTCCGGACGCCCCGCGTCGAAGGGCGCTGA